The Siniperca chuatsi isolate FFG_IHB_CAS linkage group LG7, ASM2008510v1, whole genome shotgun sequence genome includes a window with the following:
- the LOC122879088 gene encoding uromodulin-like 1 → MSLNLGRGVEPGDAVPAMGNLRVVINLKTNNSRINLEVISCCLSPTIQPDLTNSTCCLFSRLAAEPAGITLLPSALSTTASFSISLFQMINYSVVYLHCDLSVCLRNRSDCERQCLQQRGAFPLEGPQAVVTNLRNRISFGPMLKEVKNSTFLEEIDPSELDLVLVIVSLVAGSSLVTVTLLLVWLAYRRQAIWLLHSPAPPRVCCGCLRPRGDLILP, encoded by the exons ATGAGTCTGAACCTGGGGAGAGGTGTAGAGCCTGGTGATGCCGTGCCTGCCATGGGGAATCTCAGAGTGGTTATCAACCTGAAGACAAACAATAGTCGGATAAACCTTGAGGTCATCTCCTGTTGCTTGTCCCCGACTATCCAGCCTGATCTCACCAACTCCACCTGCTGCCTTTTCTCCAG GTTAGCAGCAGAGCCAGCGGGGATCACACTGCTGCCCAGTGCCCTGTCAACCACTGCCAGCTTCTCCATCAGTCTCTTCCAAATGATTAATTACTCAGTAGTGTACCTTCACTGTGATCTCAGTGTCTGCCTGAGGAACCGCTCTGACTGTGAAAGG CAGTGCCTTCAGCAGAGGGGTGCATTTCCCCTAGAGGGTCCACAGGCTGTTGTCACCAATCTCAGGAATCGCATATCCTTTGGTCCCATGTTGAAAGAAGTGAAGAATTCTACCTTCCTGGAGGAGATAG aCCCATCAGAGCTGGACCTGGTTCTGGTCATTGTCAGCCTGGTGGCTGGCTCCTCTCTTGTCACAGTGACACTGCTGCTGGTGTGGCTGGCCTACCGTCGCCAGGCAATCTGGCTGCTCCACTCGCCAGCTCCACCACGAGTGTGCTGTGGCTGTCTGCGGCCAAGAGGTGACTTGATCCTACCGTGA